Below is a genomic region from Candidatus Chlorobium masyuteum.
TGAAACGCATCCATCAACCCAGGGTTTGCACCCTGCGCTACCGATATTTCGCCCCTACAGGGCTGATAAATAAAACGGTAAGGTTGTGTCCATATAAATGTTTGATCAGGAATGGAAAAAGCAGTTGCCTATCTCGTCGCACACCCGGTTATATTTGTTATTGCCGTCATTATTTCGATCATCATCGTCTTCTCCTTTCTGAGAAGGATCATGCGACTCTTTATTGTCGTCGCCGCCATTCTGGTGCTCTATGCTGCATATCTCCAGCTTACCGGAGGGCATACGCTTGAGGCTTTTCAGCACCTTGGACAATGGTTCAGCAACGCATTGCACGGCATCACCGGCATGTTCGGCTTTCTGTTTGAGCTGCTGAAGTTTCCGAAGAAAGGGTAACCGCGCTTCTTCCTACTCGGCTACCGGCGCATATTTTGCGTTTGTCACTGCCTCTGCCCGTAATCGGGTAAGCTCTGCCGCAAAGGGATGATGCTTGTTACCCTGGATGTTCAGCGGTAGCGGGATGGCATGAAAGAGCTGATGCTCAAGATCCCATGGTTTGTCATTTTCCACCCAGGCAGCAAAGGTGTTCTCCTCCATCCACCGGTCCAGCCACTCCTCGCCCTTTTTGGTGAGTGTCATCTTTTTGCCGTTGCCAACCATTCTGAGCGGGAATCCGCTCTTTTTTGCGAGCAGGATGCCGAGAGAACGGCGCAGTGTGGAACCGTCGGCGTTACCGTTGAAGTGGTAGCGAACCCGTTGCTGAATAGTCTGCGTTGCATATTTCTCCCCTTTCTTGTCGGGAGAACTTCCGATATAGAGCAGGGTCAGCCCTTCGTGAGTCAGGCATCCATCTACGGGCACACCCGGAGGAATCTCCTTGAAAAAGAGTGCGTAGACGCCATGTGTTTTTGCGACAGGGCTTGGATTGGAGAGTACCTCCGCTCTTGAAAAGAGACGCTGGGGATTGGAAAAAACGGTGCTCATGTAAGTTCTATCAATAAGGGATTTATTTTTTGATGTAGGCGTTCAGGCCTATGGTCACCGGCTTTCCATCAACCATCACCTCGGTGACAGCATTGCCGCGAGTGCTTGCAACCACAAGTGTTTTGCCTGACGAAGAGGGTGTGGGCTTTTCAAGGTCAATCTCTATGCAGAGCTTGCCGTTTTTGATCTCGACGGTCATGGCCATGGGTGGATCGGTTTATTGGTGAATGATGCCTTATCGGGCAATATAACGAAAAGAAGCGATGCGGGGCAGAGTACTGTCCCTTCTGATATGCGGACGTATATTTCTTGTTATTTTATTGTGAAATAATGAAATTGAGGGAGTTGAAAGCTAAATTACGGTTTATGGACACAATATGAAACTGACGATTTGTTTGCGTATTCTTGGCCACAAAGCTCCTGATTTAGATACAGACAGGATCCTGAGATGGAAGTCAGATCTATGGGAGATTCATGAAGGGCGGATAGATACAATAACACTTAATGGTGATTCTGATCTACCAAGTTGGGGGTACTCTGATAGAGTGCTTTTAGCAAAGGCCCCAGTCATAGAAGCTGCAAAAATGACGTTTTACATTCTTAACGTTCCCTTGCAAGACAACTATTATTTTAGGAGACTTGCAAATAATGTGGCGTGCATGTCATTCTTTGAAATAGCCGATTCTCTTCGTTCATACAATATTCCGTTGGAGAATGCAGTATTGAGATTGATATATGGATGCGCTTTGATGTATACCAGAAAAAGAGTGCTTCCTTCAATGTTGCAGTTGGCCAGTTTTGCACACCACGAAACCAAAGGGTGTGTTTTTGATATGGCTGGTATAAAAACAGATATAATATTTTCATCTAACAATCCTATACTTTGTGAGTCTTGTTGCGTTGCTGCCAGCGGGGATCAAGTGCCAAATGAGTTCTTGGCCACCGTTAAAAAGGAAATACAGGGAATCAAGAAGCGTCTGTATTACCAAATAGCAGATGTGATTAAACTACATCCATTGTTGGCACTTACTCTTTCATCTCTTTTTGCGATTATTCTTGGCACTATCGGATTCCTTGTTGCTGCGTACATTTCCAGGTGATAGCCAGTGATCTGATATTACAAAACGGTGTTTTTCTGATGGGTTTTGCTCATAGTTCCGTAATCTTGAGAATGTCTGTGGAAGGATACTTCATTGTTATATCGGGCACAATGCCGGTGGACTCCGATCTTTCGGTTAACTTTTTACCTTGACGAGTTAATCTGCAATACGTTTTTTTGACAAAACGAAGTGGCTTTTTATGACTGTCATAAAGCGCAGGCAGGGAAAAGTCATTTAAGAGCTCGAAGCCAAAAAAGTACTTGAAACTCTGTATATTTCTGCGTTACTGAACAAGGAATAGCTGAAAATGACATAACCATGAATACACTCAGTGCAGTTGAACTCAAGCGTCGCGGCATTGTTGCAATCGAGGAAGCGCTTGCTTTCGGGCCTGTGCATATTCTGAAGCACAATCAACCGGCAGCAGTAGTTATGCTTGAGTCTGAGTACCAGACTTTGGTTCAAAAAACATCCGGAAAGCATAATGCGGATGCTGTCCGCTGGATAATGGATTTCAAGCCTGTCGGTACCCGTTCACAAGAAGAAATTGACAAGCAAATTTCACAAGAACGGAGTTCCTGGGTGTAACAGGGCTAATAACTGTTGCGTTATCAAAAATGGACAACAGATGAAAGTAGTCGCGATAAATGGCAGTCCGCGGGAGGGGGGTAATACGCATATTCTCGTCAGTTGTGTGCTGGATGAGCTTCAGAAAGAAGGGATAGAAACGGAGATTATCCGCATCGGCGGAGAACTTGTCCGGGGATGCACGGCGTGCAATGAGTGCTGGAAGAGCAAAAATCAGCGGTGTGTTATTGATGACGATATTATCAACAGTTGTATTGAAAAGATGGTGCTGTCAGACGGCATCATCATCGGGTCGCCTACCTATTTTGCCAACGTTACCACAGAAATCAAGGCACTGATTGACCGTGCCGGAGCTGTCGGGTGTGCCAATGGTAACATGTTCAGGCGAAAGGTTGGCGCGGCTGTTGTGTCGTCCAGTCGTGAGGGAGCGCTCAATGTTTATAATGCCATTACGGATTTCTTCCTGATTGAGGAGATGGTTGTGCCGGGCTCCTGCTACTGGAATACCGGTATCGGATTCGACAAAGGGGAGGTATCGGAAGACAAGGATGGTTTGCACACCATGCAGGTTCTCGGGCAGAACATGGCCTGGCTGCTGAAAAAACTGCATAAATAACAACTCACGTTTACCTTACCTGATAGATGTAAATTTTGTATATCCCGTTTGATTTACGCTTATATGCAGTGTATATTACTTCTATAATCGCAAGTAGTTGTTTCGTTTATTTGGCCAGCTCTCCGTTAAGCCATCAACGCCCAAAACATCTGCAATCCTCACGCGAAGTTCATTACGAACACATACAGCATCAGTACAGTTGAAGGCTATATCAATTTGTGTTAACGGTTAGCTTACCCTTATAGGCAAAAGAATTAAAGTTTTCGGCCAAGTTTTTTAACCCGTTAAATCAAATAGCAGGAGGAAGAATATATGGCATCTGAGAATCTCTTTACGGTCGCCGCTGTTCGCAAGTCCTCGGATGGCACAATCAAGGACTTTCTTTTTAACGAAAGCCCCCGAATATTCGAACTCGGGAGAACTCTCAAAGGTGATGAGTCGGCAATTGCGAAAATCAATGCAGTGCTTGGCAAAAACAGGCCGATAAAGGTGGCAATTGATTCGCGCAATAATCTTATAAATAAAATTATTGCGCCATCCGATATTGAAGTAAAAGAGTTTTTATCGAAAATATTCAGGCTTGAGAACCCGGAAAAACCAAAGGCTATTGATCTTTCAAAAATCGATCACTCTACCTTTAATATTGTTGATCATTACCTTAAACCCCCTGTTTTTAAACTCTGTACAAAGGTTGTTCCTAATTATCTGAAAGCAAAGGAGATATTCGACTACTGCGCTCAACAATCGTGCCATCTGCCCGGACCGTACGCGGTCAATCCTTGTATCCCGTTTCAGTATGTCCGGGATGGTTGTTATGCCCGAGCCCATAAAATGCGCTGGATAATTACCACCAAGTACCATTACTGCTGTGAAAAAGTCTTTAGTTTTGCAAATAGTGGTAACGATACACTGGCTGTAAAGGCGTCTATGTGGGGAGGTTGTTGCGTGACTTGGTGGTATCACGTTGCTCCACTCATTCGCGTAGTTGTCAAGTTGGGGAAATTTACCTTTACCCAGGCCATGGTTATAGATCCGGGTATGTTCGACAAACCTGTAACTCTAAGCACCTGGCTCTCGGCACAGGCAAACACAACCTGTGCGCCGAACGCGAAGGTCTCAATGTACTCCATTCAGCCGGGATCAGCATATTGGCCTGCTAATTATGCTGGCACGCAATATGGTACGGATAATAACTATGTGTCAACTGATTCCACTCTAATAGCTTATCAGAATTTACAAACTTGTCCATAGGCGCTATAGTTCATGTCATGTATAAAAATCGGCGCACGGCAGGAGAAAGAGCCACACGTTTTATATGCATGACATGACACTTCTGTTGTTGTGAAGATTTTGTAATTATGCTGTAAACTTTGCTTGACCGGGATATATCAATGAACAGCAATATAGAAGGGAATGAAAAAAAAGTTTTATTTCCGAGATATGACAGTGGCCAATATCCGGTGTAACGATGATGCTGACTTTGTTGAAATCACATTTCTGGAGTCAGCCCGTTTCTATCGGATCATGAAGAAGAACAGTGATTGTCGCGACATGTTAGGCAAGCTTGAACGCGCATTGTCAGACTCGAAACCGATGCGAGTCGGGTTTGAGTCTATTGACAGTGATACTATTAAGGCAGTTAGTCACATAAAGGTTTAAATCCGTTTGCCATTTACAACTCTTGAGATTAGGAGAATCAAGCTCAGTTTTAGTTTAAGCAAATAAAGGCGCCAATAAAATGGAACATAAATCTAAAATAGTAATCGCTGATGGTGGAAATTCTGCCCATTTACCAGATCATACTTTAGAATCCTGTCTCTCAGCTTACACTGCTGGCGCAGATCATTTGCTTCTTTCCATACAGCGCACTTCTGATGGTGTATTGGTTCTTTTTCGTCATGATAACCTTGCTGAACAAACCGATATACAGGGTCATATCGAATCACTCGATTGGGCATCTGTATATCAGGCTGATACGGGTGCTTTTTTTTCTGTTGGAAAAGATTATCCATGGCAAAAATCGCCGACATTGCACCGTTTTATTCACCCTACTACACTTGAGGATCTGTTGCTACGTCTGGAGGATAATGTTGGTTATTTGCTAAAACCCGGACGTTCTGAACAAACTATTGAGCAGCGTTATTCTATTGCTGAATCAATTGAAAGGCTGTTTACGAATTATTCAAGGCAGATGCCCACTCTGTTAGTTGAAAGTGATGATCAGGTCAAACTATTGCGCTCTATGCTGCATGGCAGATTAAAGGTTATTGCAAAAAAAGAGATTAATCTTGATCAGTTCATTATCAGTTCTGATGTGACTGCATTCCGAGAGATCAATGGTGGCTTGGTAACTTCTATGAAAGAAGATTGGAATGGCAAAATTATCGATACTCGCCGTTGGGTTGCAGGCGTCTCTTCCGGTCATCATATCATGCGTCCTATGCTTGGGATAGAAGAGTATAACGAAAAGGTCTTTTGTGCTTCAGCATATGCTGACAATGGCTTGCACATTGATGTTATTGAAGGGAAAACTTATGCTAGCGCTGGAGTTGTAAGTCAGTTTTCACTCGACAAAGAGTTTGTTGTGGATGTTGACTTTACCTACGATAATCCCGCAATAGCAAATATGATGGTACTTGCAGTGATCAATCAGGATGTTTTTCCTGCTTATTATCATCATGAAGGTGTATGGCAAAATCCTGAAATGCACTGGCAGAATCATGCATTTGATACCCATGGTGCCGCTCCATTTGTCTCAATGGAGCGGGAAGAGGGTGATGGCTTCCGCATTATGAAGTACACATCTCAAGCAGGTGTATATGAATGGTACGGAAACTGGTATCTGGGTGATGTGGGTTCCGGGGCTTCTCTGAGAGGTCGCCTGCGTCTAGAACGGAGGGGGCGCTTTTTCAGTGGTTACTATCAGGATGAAAATAACGGGGAGTGGGTGGGTGTAGGCACTCTTGAAAATGCATCCATGAATGAACGAGTCAATTTGCGCCTGGGAGCAAAACACTATCTTAAGCAGGGAGCACCTGATCCGCTTCAACGGCTTCATGTTCATTATACCAATCTGCTTATCCGGAGACCACCAGGGGCAGTTTATCAGACACGTTGCGCCTCTGGTTCACCTTACGATGTAGTTGTTTCCGGGCCAACCCCGCACATCCCGATAAACCCCAAGCACTAAAAAGTTGAGAGGTAACAACATGAGTGATCAGCAAATTGTAGCGTGTATGCCTGTAGAAGTTCAGTTGGCTTGGGAAGTGATGACTTGTCGTGCTCTTAGAAGCACTTATGATACCAACCATGCCTGTCGATGGTTTAACCAACATTATGGCCCATTTCCCTCATTCGATTGGATTGAACCGTTTTTCGCTGGACAACTCAATCAAGATGAAACAAGAATTCATCAAGTTCTCAGTAATGGATGTCGGTACCAACTACCAGAGTTGATGAGCGGTTGCCGCAAAGCTCCGATCATGACTATTGGAATAAATCCGAATTTGACTGCATATTGGCCTGGCACTTTAGGCGCAGCATGGACTTATCCATACTTTGATGATGTCGGACAATTTGCGCACTACTTTCGTAAGCGATCATTTTATCAGGAACGTTTTTCGCTCGATTTTATCCGTAGTCATATTGTTCCGGGTAGTGAAGTTAAAGCTGTCAGATCAGGTAGCATAATTAGCATAAGTCGATCCAAACTTGATGAGCAGTTGACGATAGAGTTGAAGTACAATGATTTTCCTGCTCAAAGTTTTAATCTGAGTCGAGAGTATGAAGTTTTTTTTGACAAAGAACAGCTTTTTATGGAAGGCGCTGTTATTGCAGCCAGGATTGATTTGCCTGAGAGTGAGATTGCCGAGTTGATTCAGGAAGAAGTGGGCTATTATAAACGTTTCCGAGATATTCTGAAACAGTTTAAAGAGATGGCAGGTATTGCATTGCAAGATTCGGATTTAAGATTAGGCGAGGATGTATGTCAAGCTGATATGGTGGCATGCGCAAGTCCTGGTTGGGACTCTTGGTTTACTGCTGAAGCGCAAACAGGTATTATTGATGAATGTGTGCATAAGCGTGGTTGGCTGGCGCAGCAATTACTTCAAACTCAGCCACTTATGGTCGTTTTTGCTGGGCTGAGAGCCTTCAATATGTTTCAGCAAAGATTCAAAGTGCAAATAATTCCGGAAATCAATATTAATGCAGATACATACGAGATACTGGATGCTTGTGTAACGGGCAACTATCGACTGAAAACAGAAACTAAAAACGGAGTAATTGATGCAAGAATAGTCATCGCGCCACACTTCTCTTATGCTACAAATTTCGAAAAACAGAGTCGTTTTTCGCCTGAACAATGGATGTCATTTTGTAGGATATATCCTAAGCAGGTTGAGCAGTTAGAACCATTTACCAAAGAGAACTTTGACAAAAGCAGCATGTTGGTTTTTATTGATCGGCCTGCCGCTCCTAAACAAGAGCAAATTGGTGATGATGCTTGGCAAGTGCTTATGGAACATCACTACGATCCGATAGAATTGGTTTCGCGCTGTATGTACCAAGAATATATTGCTGGTAATCTCGTGGTTGACACTGAGCGAGGGCATTTTGCTCGGAGTGCTGGTGCTTGTCAGTTCTGCGATAATGCATTATACCGCTTTCCTGAAGGGTGTTCTTATAATGTCAACGGTATATCTCCGTCATTAAAAAATTTACGTGAAGAAGCTTTGAGTTTGGTTCGAAATATTGATCATTGAAGAGCGGATATCAGACGCAAGGTTGGCGCGGCTGTTGTGTCGTCCAGTCGTGAGGGAGCGCTCAATGTTTATAATGCCATTACGGATTTCTTCCTGATTGAGGAGATGGTTGTGCCGGGCTCCTGCTACTGGAATACCGGTATCGGATTCGACAAAGGGGAGGTATCGGAAGACAGTGATGGTTTGCACACCATGCAGGTTCTCGGGCAGAATATGGCCTGGCTGCTGAAAAAGCTGAATACATAACAACTCACATCATCCCGCCAGAGATATCCCTGCATACCGGCACTTTTTTTGAATGTGTTTCCTCTCCCACCGTCTCAACCGGACTTTAAATCCTGACCTTTACCTTGACCAATAAACGGCAACGGAGTTTTGCTGATAGCGCACTCTGCTGCCATGCTGAACTCTCAGGAGGCGCGGATGGTTTAGAACTCATGATGTATGTGACAGTTTGTACGATAACGCGAACGGGTGCAGATGTAGAGGAGTGAATTCATGATAAACTCAATGGGAGGATGGTTATGAAATGGACAGGTATTTACCTTGTTGGTTATGTGATTTTGATGGGCGGAGTGCTTGCTGCACTCTGGCAACTGGATGTTCTTGAGACTGTCGGGACTGTCTGGACAGCTATCGGGGTCATCATAGCAGTTGGTATTGGCATCATGCTCGCCGTATCAAGCAGCGGAACCAAAGAAAATGTAAAGTGAATCCATCGTCATGAAGCAGAGCGGCGGATGCCCTCCATCCGTCGCCTGGGCATAATATTCGTGTGCAACCTCAGAAGCCGCTTCATCCAGCCTTCCGGCTTGACACAAAATACACACAAGCGTAACGTATTTTGATCGGTTTTTTTGTCTCGCAATATGTCTCGATTCATTAGCCGTAAACCTCCCCTTTTCAAGGAAGGGGTTTCCCTTTTTTGTTTCTATAAGAAGTGAAAATGATGCGTATGGAGTGTTTTATTTTGTGATAATAGATGTAAATTTATCTGTTGTGAAATAATGAGGTTAAACAGCATATAACGCATTGATTCGCAGAAAACGCGAATTAATCTGTAACATGTTGTTTTTTAGTAAAATAATTAATAAAAAAAGAAGGACACTACCATGGCAATCTTTGCTCTGCCCCACAAAAACACTACGATCAAAGTTGATGGTGATGACGTTGCCTTGACCTACGGTGCCGGAGAGGTCGGCTATATCACTATCAGTCTCAGTACCGCTCAGGCAGTCACCTGGTGGAAAGCAGTGGACACCATTTCCGGTGGTTATGACCAAAGTATTGGTTTGGTTGAAACCCAGGATGCAGACCATGGCCCAAAAACAATAAAGCTTGCGATCAGTAAATTTACCGATTCAGCTCATTTTGTGTTTTGGAAGGCCAAGTTCCTGGGGATTCATACCCCAACTGATCACTATTATTTCGTGCCGGATGAGCTTAATGGAAAAGTAGTTGGTTTTGACTGGAAAACGGCTTGACATTCCCCGGCAGTGACCCGGAGATTCGTTGAATAATGCACTTTGAATCTCCGGGTCAAGCCTTTTAACCCGGAAGTGTTTTTACCACAATGCTTTGCTGGAGCAGAACGAACAGTCTGATGAACGAGAGACCTTCTATTATTTGTATGGGCTATCACCCATTATAAGACAGATCGGCATACTGCATTTGATTTCGTTAACAGGCACTCTATATTACAACTGATATCGCAAACCGGTGTTTTGATGTGGTGAGCTATCAGCCTTCACTCCTCAAAACTTCTGCATTTCTCACGCGAAATCAGTTACGACCCTCTTTATAGCAGCAGAAACTTGTTGAAATCGAGTCAAACGGTTTTTCAGTAATCATGTATTGTTAAAATGGCTCGACCTGCTGGTTGCCGGGTCTCTTTTTTCATCATGTCAGCTCACCATAAAGGAGGATAGCTATGGCCGCTTCGAAAAAAAAGGCGTTGTGTGTAGGAATCAATCAATTCAAGAACTTTCCAAGTGCTGCGTTGCAGGGCTGTGTGAATGACGCCAACGAGATGTCAGCGCTTTTGCAGAAACTGCTTGGTTTTAAAAAAGGCGATATCACGGTGCTGACGGATGCCCAGGCAACCAAAGCTGCCATTATCAACAGTCTTAAAGAGATGGTGGATGGAGCAAATGCTGGGAAGTATACCTATCTGCTCTTCAGCCTCTCCAGTCATGGCACACAGGTGCCGGATCTGAGTGGTGACGAACCGGATCGGGCTGATGAGGCGTTCTGCACTTATGACCTTGCCCAGTCAGGCAGCCAGTGGGACAAGAATCACATTATCCTTGATGATGAATTGCGTGATCTTTTCATTCAACTGCCTTCAACGGTGCTTCTGGAAGTCTATCTCGATACCTGCCACAGCGGTACCGGTCTGAAAGCGATTGACATGCTGCTTGACCGAACTCCGCGCTATCTTCCGCCGCCTTCTCTTAAAGCATTCCTTGAGGTGGACACCAAGAAATCTCGCGGACTCCGTCACGGATTGCTTGAAAAAGGTATGGTTCATAACATCCTCTGGGCAGCCTGCCGTGCCGACCAGACAAGTGCCGATGCCAATATTGCCGGGGGCTGGCATGGCGCATTCACCTACTATTTCTGCAAGCAGATGTATGCCTGCAAGAACTCTCTTTCGCGTGCAGATCTTCTGGTCAAAATTCGTGCAGACCTGAAGAAAGGAAAATACAACCAGATTCCGCAACTTGAGTGTGAGGCCACCAAGCGCCAGTTGAAGCCTGGGTGAAGACGCTTTGCCTGCATAGCTTTTTTTAACAAAAGGGGAGAGGCCACTGACGCGCAGCCTCTCCCCTTTTATGTTTTTATCAGGATAAAGAAAAATGGAGCTCTCTTTGTCATTGAGGCGATCATCTTATGGCAAAATTCCTTTTGCTTCGACGCTGCTTCAGGGAGAATATGGACATGGTGAGGCTGATCTGTAGTTTGACGCCTGCTATTTGAACGATATCTTGTAAATTTGCTGAACTGCCCTTTGAGTTTAAGGTGAGCCGGACCCCGAAGTGCCGGGTATGTCCACAAAAGGGTTACGCAGTATTACAAAGAAATATTCCCGATATGGCAACTACCACTATTCCTTCCGGATGGAATGCATCCGCACATCAAAAATGGTTAGGCAATAACCGTGCTGAAGCTATTCAGGAAACCATCGGCGAAATCAATGCCATTCAGTCGGAGGAAAAGCCGGTTGATCTGGTGTTACAGCTGGCCTATTATTTTTTTCTTGTCAATGATTATCAGTCAGCCGCAACGATTCTTGAGCAGCAGCGAGCCCGCACCCCGTCTAATTTACAGGTTTTACTCAATACTGCGGTTTGTCACTCCCGTTCAGGGAAGAGCGAGGATGCCGTCAAACGTGCTAAAGAGGTAATAAAAAAAGATCCGGCCAACAGCCTTGCTTACGATATTCTGGCAAATGCATACGCTAATCTTGGTCAATTCACCAGTGCCCGTCGAGCAGGAACAAAATCGCTTGAGCTCAAGGATCGTGCCGCGCAATCCCTGCCTGAAAACTGGTCACTTCCGAAGGGGAAACCTCAAACGTTTGCCTCGAAAGATGATAAAAAGAGTGTTATTGCCTTCTCCCTGTGGGGAACCAACCATAGATATTTACGCGGAGCACTCCGTAATCTGCTTCTGGCACCAGAGTTTTATCCTGACTGGGAGCTTCGGTTTTATGTTGATAATTCCGTGCCGCAACCATTTCTTGAGCTGCTGCAGATACTGAACGGGAAGGTTGTTATAAAACCTTCCTACGCTGATTTTAAAACCAGACTGTGCTGGCGGTTTGCCGTGGCAGATGATCCTTCTGTTGGCTACTTTATGGTTCGCGATGTGGATTCGGTTATTGGTATGCGTGAAGCCGGAGCCGTTCAAGAATGGCTGAATTCCGATAAATGGTTCCATGTCATGAGAGACTGGTGGACGCATACGGATTTGATGCTGGCGGGTATGTGGGGTGGTGTGGCAGGAGTTCTGCCATCACTCTCGGCTTTGGCTGATGGCTACACCTCCAGAGCGGTTGAAACACCCAACATTGACCAGTGGTTTTTGCGGGACTCTGTCTGGAGTTATGTTCGTCAATCATGTTTTGTTCATGATCGATTTTTTGATATGCCGGGTTCTGTCCGTCTTCCTGAAACCAAAAGAGCCGGAAACTTTCATATAGGGCAGAATGAATATGCTGTCAGAAAAAAGGAACAGGATCGGTTTTTGAAGGCATGGATCGAAAAATACCCCTGCCTTCAGACTTGATTGAAAAAATAACATGTACATTTACTGAATGGTCAGAACCGGCAGGGATTTGTAGTGTTACCGGTTCCGGTTCTTCTTTCTTTTAAAGCTTTTAACGGTATAATTCGAGGGTATTGAATGATATGGAGGAACGATTTTTTCTGAAACTTCTGCTTTTTCTTTTTGCCGGACTCATTGCTGCCGAGCTACTGGTTGTAACGCTTTATGGCTTCCGGCTTGAGCTGATACTGTTCACGTTTATCGTTGCGGTTGCGCTGACGGGTATTGTGATTGTTGCAAAGCTTCTGTTACGGGAGCGGCCGGAGATTGAGTCTGTTTCAATGCGCCGTTTGCGGCAGAAAAGTGCCGGAGTCATGCAGGATCGTCTGAAGGATTACTCGGTTGACGATGAGTTTATGGGTGAGCCTGTTTCGCGGAGTGCAAAGGTGAGAGCTGAGGCTCCGGTGCCTGTTGGAAGCGACCCCAAAAATCCATCGCTCAATGTTGATTCACTTGACGGGATGATCAGGGAGGTTGCCCGGATGTATGGCGGTTTCGGAACCCTTC
It encodes:
- a CDS encoding caspase family protein encodes the protein MAASKKKALCVGINQFKNFPSAALQGCVNDANEMSALLQKLLGFKKGDITVLTDAQATKAAIINSLKEMVDGANAGKYTYLLFSLSSHGTQVPDLSGDEPDRADEAFCTYDLAQSGSQWDKNHIILDDELRDLFIQLPSTVLLEVYLDTCHSGTGLKAIDMLLDRTPRYLPPPSLKAFLEVDTKKSRGLRHGLLEKGMVHNILWAACRADQTSADANIAGGWHGAFTYYFCKQMYACKNSLSRADLLVKIRADLKKGKYNQIPQLECEATKRQLKPG
- a CDS encoding type II toxin-antitoxin system Phd/YefM family antitoxin; the protein is MNTLSAVELKRRGIVAIEEALAFGPVHILKHNQPAAVVMLESEYQTLVQKTSGKHNADAVRWIMDFKPVGTRSQEEIDKQISQERSSWV
- a CDS encoding glycerophosphodiester phosphodiesterase — its product is MEHKSKIVIADGGNSAHLPDHTLESCLSAYTAGADHLLLSIQRTSDGVLVLFRHDNLAEQTDIQGHIESLDWASVYQADTGAFFSVGKDYPWQKSPTLHRFIHPTTLEDLLLRLEDNVGYLLKPGRSEQTIEQRYSIAESIERLFTNYSRQMPTLLVESDDQVKLLRSMLHGRLKVIAKKEINLDQFIISSDVTAFREINGGLVTSMKEDWNGKIIDTRRWVAGVSSGHHIMRPMLGIEEYNEKVFCASAYADNGLHIDVIEGKTYASAGVVSQFSLDKEFVVDVDFTYDNPAIANMMVLAVINQDVFPAYYHHEGVWQNPEMHWQNHAFDTHGAAPFVSMEREEGDGFRIMKYTSQAGVYEWYGNWYLGDVGSGASLRGRLRLERRGRFFSGYYQDENNGEWVGVGTLENASMNERVNLRLGAKHYLKQGAPDPLQRLHVHYTNLLIRRPPGAVYQTRCASGSPYDVVVSGPTPHIPINPKH
- a CDS encoding flavodoxin family protein, with the translated sequence MKVVAINGSPREGGNTHILVSCVLDELQKEGIETEIIRIGGELVRGCTACNECWKSKNQRCVIDDDIINSCIEKMVLSDGIIIGSPTYFANVTTEIKALIDRAGAVGCANGNMFRRKVGAAVVSSSREGALNVYNAITDFFLIEEMVVPGSCYWNTGIGFDKGEVSEDKDGLHTMQVLGQNMAWLLKKLHK
- a CDS encoding tetratricopeptide repeat protein — translated: MATTTIPSGWNASAHQKWLGNNRAEAIQETIGEINAIQSEEKPVDLVLQLAYYFFLVNDYQSAATILEQQRARTPSNLQVLLNTAVCHSRSGKSEDAVKRAKEVIKKDPANSLAYDILANAYANLGQFTSARRAGTKSLELKDRAAQSLPENWSLPKGKPQTFASKDDKKSVIAFSLWGTNHRYLRGALRNLLLAPEFYPDWELRFYVDNSVPQPFLELLQILNGKVVIKPSYADFKTRLCWRFAVADDPSVGYFMVRDVDSVIGMREAGAVQEWLNSDKWFHVMRDWWTHTDLMLAGMWGGVAGVLPSLSALADGYTSRAVETPNIDQWFLRDSVWSYVRQSCFVHDRFFDMPGSVRLPETKRAGNFHIGQNEYAVRKKEQDRFLKAWIEKYPCLQT
- a CDS encoding GIY-YIG nuclease family protein, which encodes MSTVFSNPQRLFSRAEVLSNPSPVAKTHGVYALFFKEIPPGVPVDGCLTHEGLTLLYIGSSPDKKGEKYATQTIQQRVRYHFNGNADGSTLRRSLGILLAKKSGFPLRMVGNGKKMTLTKKGEEWLDRWMEENTFAAWVENDKPWDLEHQLFHAIPLPLNIQGNKHHPFAAELTRLRAEAVTNAKYAPVAE
- a CDS encoding protein-glutamine glutaminase family protein; this translates as MASENLFTVAAVRKSSDGTIKDFLFNESPRIFELGRTLKGDESAIAKINAVLGKNRPIKVAIDSRNNLINKIIAPSDIEVKEFLSKIFRLENPEKPKAIDLSKIDHSTFNIVDHYLKPPVFKLCTKVVPNYLKAKEIFDYCAQQSCHLPGPYAVNPCIPFQYVRDGCYARAHKMRWIITTKYHYCCEKVFSFANSGNDTLAVKASMWGGCCVTWWYHVAPLIRVVVKLGKFTFTQAMVIDPGMFDKPVTLSTWLSAQANTTCAPNAKVSMYSIQPGSAYWPANYAGTQYGTDNNYVSTDSTLIAYQNLQTCP